DNA from Quercus lobata isolate SW786 chromosome 1, ValleyOak3.0 Primary Assembly, whole genome shotgun sequence:
CCCAATTGTGCAGAAAAAGAGATAGTAGGCCGTGCCACAAGAAGCTCAATGAAATCCATTGTTGGAGGTTTTGCAATCTTCTCGAATAAGGCAGCCATCACTTGACCCTTGTGATCTTGGATTACCACCCCTATACCCGCCATGTCTGACTCTCCAAACATTGCTCCATCATAGTTAATCTTCACCATATCTGCTATTGGAGGTATCCACTTGCGAGGGACATCCCGTTTTCTTTGAACAGAGGGTCTAATCATACTCCTAAAATCGCTGAGGTAGTTCTTAGCAAAACCAATGATATTACAGAGGGGCAGAGGATTTTCTTGGGGTTGAGTTTTATTTCTCTGATACCAGATTGACCAAGCCATTGCTGCAAATAATGGAACTGATGCGGGTTTGGCtcggatttttttaaaaacctccGAAAAAGAATCAGTGCTCACAGAGTTCCTATCCACCCAGTCAAAATCCGAATCCCAAAAAACTTTGATGCAATCACAACTCCATAAAGCATGGACAACTGACTCCGATTCTCCTGCACAGCGAGGACACTCTGATTCATTAAGAATTTTTCGcttctttaaattttcttttgtgggcAATGAGTTTGTGCAAGCCTTCCAGAGAAAATGCTTAATCTTGCCTGGCCTTCATCTTCCATATGCTTTTCCAAAATCCCAGCTGTGATTCTGAGACTTTTGGATGGTTTGTGTCAAGGTTATGAAGTTCACAGAGAAGTTTATACCCCGATTTAACGGAATAGCTGCTCGATTTTTCAGAACTCCAAACCAAAGAATCGGGTTGTGGAATAGAACTCAAAGGTAGAGACTTAATAATTCTTGCTTCAGGTGGATGAAAACACCAATCTATGAGATTGATGTTCCACCAACCCGTTGCTGAGTCTATCAAGGAATCCATAGTGGACTCCGGTGCTAGGTGCAAGATCGAGGAGGTGATTCTGCCTTCAGGACTTGGTAACCTTGCGTCTTTGTAAATTTGGACAGATTTACCACTACCAATTCTCCAAAAGGATTCTTTCTCAATTAACTCTCTGGACCACAGTATACTCTTCCATGCGAAAGAGCTGGTAGAGGGTTTAGCTTCAAATATTGAATTGTTTGGAAAATACTTCGCCTTGAATACTCTATAAAATAGAGACTCCTTGTCATGTATCAACCTCCACACCTATTTGGCCAACATGGCTTTATTAAATTTGCAAAGATTTTTAAAACCAAGACCCCCCTCACTCTTTGGTTGGCATAAAACCTCCCATTTTGCCCAATGGATTTTCCTTCTATTTCCcttttgtccccaccaaaattttcgaATGAGCATCTCAATATCATGACAAAGACCCATAAGCAATTGGAAACAACTCATGGCAAATGTAGGAATGGCTTGAACCACCGCCTTTAAAAGCACTTCTTTACCCGCTTGCGACaaaattttttccttccaaccttCAAAGCTTACCCCACACTCTATCTTTTATGTAATTCAAGCTCGCTTTTTTCTCCTTCCCACCACTGCTGGCAGCCCCAAATACCTTTCACACTCCTTGATTTCAGGCACTCCGAgtagattttttatttcttccttAGTAGCACAAGAGGCATTATTGCTAAAGAAGAGAGTGGTCTTGTCCGAATTAATTTTTTGACCCGATGCCCTCATATTTTCCCAATATCTCCTGAATTTTTTCCACATCACCCACCCTAGCTCAACAAAACACTAAGCTATCGTCTGCAAAAAGGAGATGAGATATCTTAGGGCCATTTCTACAAAGAGACACACCCTCTATATGTTTTCTATCCACTGCATGTTCTAGAAGCCCATTTAGGCCTTCCGAGCATAATAGAAAAAGATACAGGGAAAGAGGATCTCCTTGGCTCCCCATTGACTAAAATCGAATAGGTCACAGATTTTATACACTCCAAAATCCATCCTATCCAAGTTGAGTGAAAGCCCATCTTCTCCATGATCCTTTGAAGGAATACCCATTTCAAGCAATCGTACGCTTTACTCATATCCAGTTTGAGAGCCATATGTCCCATTTTCCCAGTTTTTCTCCTCTTCATATGGTGTAAGTTTCAAAGGCCACTAGGATGTTATCGGAAATAGCTTTTTCCGATTGAAAGGCACTCTGAGACTTAGAAATAATATGGGGTAAAACTTTCTTCAACCTGTTTGCCAACACTTTTGATACCAGTTTATATAGAATATTACAAAGGGCAATGGGGCAGAATTCAGTAATAAATTCAGGGCTCTTCACTTTAGGAATAAGAGTAATAAAAGTATGATTCAAACCTGACTTTATTGAGGTTGAGTTTAGGCAAGAAACCACCACTTTGACTACATCATCTCCTATGCTCTCCCAATAATGTTGGAAAAAAATTGGTGGCATTCCATCTGGACCCGATGCTTTTAATGGGGCCATTTGCTTCAAAGCTATCTTCACTTCATCCTTTGAGAAGTTTCTGATTAAACAACTATTCATGTCTTCCGTCACCACCCGTTTTGTGAATTGAACTACTTCCTCAATATCATGTGGATTAGATGTAGTAAATAATTGATTGTAATACTCAACTATCATCACTGAAACCTCTTCATTACCTGAGGTCAATTTTCCCTGTGGGTCTCTAAGTTCTGAAATGCTATTTTGTCGGAATCGCTGTGAAGCCCGATTATGGAAATAGCTAGTATTTTTGTCCCTTGATACCATCCAGTGCACATGGCTTCGTTGTTGCCACATTTTTTCCTCCACTCTAAGAAGCTCGGCCACCTCCCCTTTTAATTGGATAAAAAACTCTACACTTCCACCTTTCACTGCTGCCTCTTCCgcttttttcaaaatctttttcttttccgtcAAGGTATTAATTACATTACAAAAATCCTTCTTGCTCCAAACTTGCAACTGAGTTTTACAAGTAACAACATTTTGAATGACTCTAGACATAGGCAGGTCAGAGGAAACGACTTTCCAAGCTCTTTTAACTGTGTCATGACAGCCTTGCTTTTCAAGCCACATCTGTTTGAAACGCCATGGGCGTTGGGGATTCGAAGTGATCCCTTTGGGTAAGACCATTATAGGGCTATGGTCAGAAGAAGCACAAACCAGAGTTGATACCTTTGTTGCAGGAAACATGTCATACCAGGCTATTGAACTTAGCGCTCTGTCCAACCTTTGCCAAACCACTCCACCACCTGGAAAAGTTTTGAACCAAGTAAACTTATTTCCCACAAAACCAAGATCAAACAAACCACATTCATCTAAAACTTCTAGGAATTTCTGCATCTATCCATACGGTTGTAACCGGCCTCCCAACTTTTCATGAGACTTCAAAAGTTCGTTAAAATCACCTCCACATAGCCACGGAACAGAGAAACGATTATTTAAATCACGTAACAAATCCCAGGATTCCCTATGAAGCTGAGTTTCTAGTGCTCCATAAAAACTCGTGAATCAACAAACTTTTTCCTTCCCTCTGTTGATCAGAACATCAATACGATTTTGAGAAGAAGACATAACTTGCAAGTCAAAGTCTTTCTTCCAAAACAGTACCAAGCCACCACCACGAGTTAATCTTGAAACCCCATGATGATGACCAAAACGAAGCGAATCACGTAAACCAACTAGCCTAGTTTCATCCATccatgtttcggctaaaaaCATCACTGTAGGATCTTGTGACTGAACCAAATCATCGAGCTCTTGAATTGTCTACCGGTTACCAAGCCCTCGACAATTCCAAATAAGAATACTCATTGCCTCCAACGGGGTTGCTCCGCAACCTCCGCCGATCTCAAATGTGTAGCAAATAGCACACTTAATCTTTTAGTTTCCTCCTCTCTCTTCtgttttttctccttctctgtATTAGGCTCCTCACTGCCTTGTATTTCCTTTGCTTTACATTTTAAGCCTTCAGCCCCATGCATAATTGTCTCCCTTAAATCCAAATTGGGCCTATTAGTTACTCTGGTCCATTGGCCTTTTTTTAAATCACTTTGTGGGCCGGGCCCAATTCCTATTTTTCTAGGCACACTTGGCtcttttgtgatttttctttttcctatgtTCGCACCCTTTTTTTGTTCATCCGTTGCAAACTGTCCTATTGTACATCCCAACAAACCTACCTCCCTGCTCTGACTGTCCTTGTTTTGGGATATCTATACACTTGATTGACTTACCAAGCCCTTTATATTATCCATTGGATCTTCCAATAcctctgaaagttcaaatatgtgtataaacacccttgaacgtttagacccccaatttacaaattaactaattcaagctttatgtcaaacaacaagtgtgcggaaaatgaacacaagctataatatagaattggataaactatctaagccaaattaaaatcacaacccacagcagataataaaaggcaaagataaaagggaaggaagatgcaaacacaaagacaacacgcgatgtgttatcgaagaggaaactgaagccctcggcgtaaaacctctccgccgccctctaagcagtaaacaatccactagaaaatgtagttgggatacatggacagcaatagactctccaagcctaatctacccagtgcacctaagggctccaaacttcttgctccaacgaggttgtgccgaacctttttcttttctagcttcccggattccgttactagaccgtagcatcaaccaatgtagattggttcctttctaactgcttcccagaaaaccaaacagccctctcacagtgatgaatatggtgagaacaaggttttggtaaaatgcctctcaaggatttgacaatggagaggaagagagttgagggatttgaagagactctaatatatagattgtaggtgaatcaatcttgtttttctttagggtttctctctcaaaattttctctagaagctctctttcatttgtgggtataaggggtatttatactggagtgagagaggatcgtgaaacgtcaggttttacaaaacaggggtggctcgcggcttgacctcgcgacttgactgagtcgcgagatccagtcg
Protein-coding regions in this window:
- the LOC115954252 gene encoding uncharacterized protein LOC115954252 → MAWSIWYQRNKTQPQENPLPLCNIIGFAKNYLSDFRSMIRPSVQRKRDVPRKWIPPIADMVKINYDGAMFGESDMAGIGVVIQDHKGQVMAALFEKIAKPPTMDFIELLVARPTISFSAQLGHVQGVCEGDSESVVNALKGSGMENSRGGHLIKDILSLSNSFQSISFAHVGRQGNAVAHALAQQARSSPSSQVWLKCVPTDILSFVLNDFPFS